A stretch of the Streptomyces sp. NBC_00078 genome encodes the following:
- a CDS encoding ABC transporter ATP-binding protein: MHDVDIVGIGKRYGGRSVLRDMTFSLRPGELFGFVGGNGAGKTTTMRIVLGVLAPDAGEVRWHGEPITFESRRRIGYMPEERGLYPKMGVLDQLSHLAELHGLPRRKARAASRYWAGRLGLSGRLGDEVGHLSLGNQQRVQLAAALVHDPRLLVLDEPFSGLDPTAVDVMTEALREKAAEGVPVIFSSHQLDLVERICDRVGIISGGRMEACGTIGELRGETAVRLVVDAPDAPADWAGGLDGVRVTRHEGTRTHLELAAGADDQAVLRAALDTGPVHEFAREQPPLSELYRGVVEQRTASTGETAAPATATAPLRSAA; the protein is encoded by the coding sequence ATGCACGACGTGGACATCGTCGGGATCGGCAAGCGATACGGCGGCCGGTCCGTGCTGCGGGACATGACGTTCTCGCTGCGCCCGGGCGAGCTGTTCGGATTCGTCGGAGGCAACGGCGCCGGGAAGACCACGACGATGCGGATCGTCCTCGGCGTGCTCGCGCCTGACGCCGGCGAGGTCCGCTGGCACGGCGAGCCCATCACCTTCGAGTCCCGCCGCAGGATCGGCTACATGCCGGAGGAGCGCGGTCTCTACCCGAAGATGGGCGTCCTGGACCAGCTCTCCCACCTGGCCGAACTGCACGGCCTGCCGCGCCGCAAAGCCCGCGCGGCGAGCCGGTACTGGGCCGGGCGCCTCGGTCTTTCCGGGCGCCTCGGCGACGAGGTGGGCCACCTCAGCCTCGGCAACCAGCAGCGCGTCCAGCTCGCCGCCGCCCTGGTGCACGACCCGCGGCTCCTCGTGCTCGACGAACCCTTCTCCGGCCTCGACCCCACCGCCGTGGACGTGATGACCGAGGCCCTGCGCGAGAAGGCCGCCGAGGGCGTCCCCGTCATCTTCTCCAGCCACCAACTCGATCTGGTGGAACGGATCTGCGACCGCGTGGGCATCATCAGCGGCGGCCGCATGGAGGCGTGCGGCACCATCGGGGAACTGCGCGGCGAGACCGCCGTACGCCTGGTCGTCGACGCGCCCGACGCCCCCGCCGACTGGGCCGGGGGCCTCGACGGCGTACGCGTGACGCGCCACGAGGGCACCCGCACCCACCTCGAACTGGCCGCCGGCGCCGACGACCAGGCCGTCCTGCGCGCCGCCCTCGACACCGGCCCCGTGCACGAGTTCGCGCGCGAACAGCCGCCGCTGAGCGAGCTGTACCGCGGTGTGGTGGAGCAGCGGACCGCGAGCACAGGAGAAACCGCCGCGCCCGCCACCGCCACCGCGCCCCTGAGGAGCGCCGCATGA
- a CDS encoding ABC transporter permease, translating to MKQHASDRVPPVSYRLSPARAVGVVARREINTRLRTKAFVVSTLGLLLGLAVYAFVVVFVGDDTRTVALDRQTAALRPALTAAAEGRGEELRFRQAAGRAEAERQLRDGDADAYLHGSPGGSGRLGILVERDLNPGLERVVRAAAQQDAVARELERSGLDQERLSASAERAAPRTEALEATSVRPDRLVLGLAASGLLYLFLVLFGIVVAQGVVEEKSSRVVELLLSAVRPWQLLIGKIVGVGVVGLVQLVVVGGAAVTAARAAGLLDLPDAGVGTLVSVALWYVLGFFLFATLLAAAAARVSRQEEVQSVVQPVMLLMAAPFILGITLLTKDPANPLIEALSLVPPFSPVLMPARIAMGTAPLWQPALAALLTLAAVAVLVRLGGRVYSNSVLRNGARVRLREALSRTS from the coding sequence ATGAAGCAGCACGCGAGCGACCGCGTCCCGCCCGTCTCGTACCGCCTCTCGCCCGCCCGTGCCGTCGGCGTCGTCGCCCGCCGGGAGATCAACACCCGGTTGCGGACGAAGGCGTTCGTCGTGTCCACGCTCGGGCTGCTGCTCGGCCTCGCCGTGTACGCGTTCGTCGTGGTCTTCGTCGGCGACGACACCCGCACCGTGGCCCTCGACCGGCAGACCGCCGCGCTGCGTCCCGCCCTCACGGCGGCCGCCGAGGGCCGCGGCGAGGAACTCCGGTTCCGGCAGGCCGCGGGCCGGGCCGAAGCCGAGCGGCAGTTGCGCGACGGTGACGCCGACGCCTATCTGCACGGCTCCCCGGGCGGTTCCGGCCGCCTCGGCATCCTCGTCGAGCGCGATCTGAACCCCGGTCTGGAACGGGTCGTAAGGGCCGCGGCCCAACAGGATGCCGTGGCCCGGGAGTTGGAGCGGTCCGGTCTCGACCAGGAGCGGCTGAGCGCGTCGGCGGAGCGGGCGGCCCCGCGTACCGAGGCGCTCGAAGCGACGTCCGTACGGCCCGACCGTCTGGTGCTCGGCCTCGCCGCGAGCGGTCTGCTCTACCTCTTCCTCGTGCTGTTCGGCATCGTGGTCGCCCAGGGCGTGGTCGAGGAGAAGTCCAGCCGTGTGGTGGAACTGCTGCTGTCCGCCGTACGGCCCTGGCAGCTGCTCATCGGGAAGATCGTCGGCGTCGGTGTGGTCGGACTGGTGCAGCTGGTGGTGGTCGGCGGTGCCGCGGTGACGGCCGCCCGGGCCGCGGGGCTGCTCGACCTGCCCGACGCCGGCGTGGGGACGCTGGTGTCCGTCGCCCTCTGGTACGTCCTGGGCTTCTTCCTCTTCGCCACCCTGCTCGCGGCCGCCGCGGCGCGGGTCTCGCGACAGGAGGAGGTGCAGTCGGTCGTGCAGCCGGTGATGCTGCTGATGGCCGCGCCGTTCATCCTCGGGATCACGCTGCTCACCAAGGATCCCGCGAACCCGCTGATCGAAGCCCTCTCCCTGGTCCCGCCGTTCAGTCCGGTACTGATGCCCGCCCGGATCGCCATGGGCACCGCCCCGCTGTGGCAGCCCGCCCTCGCGGCGCTGCTCACCCTCGCCGCCGTCGCCGTCCTGGTCCGCCTCGGTGGCCGGGTCTACTCCAACAGCGTGCTCCGCAACGGCGCTCGGGTACGGCTGCGCGAGGCCCTGTCCCGCACCTCCTGA
- a CDS encoding pitrilysin family protein produces the protein MEVTDIVLPDVDTVLDNGVRVVVVRTPVVPLVELRLVVPCGRTVPRDAARSELLAACLLHHHEAERIDRELAAVGGELRAGTDARRLILSGFALGGDARDGLPVLLDVLAEALHGFGCPPGALAHERAALAERLRVAWSHPAAVARAALQRHRFGDDFAALEIPDPAQLPAVGFEDLRALHASAVRPAGSVLVLTGDLDPDRALALVEAALKCWPRGRGFARTPGPPPVRGGRLRPYDRPGAVQSHIRLSARALPRTDPAFPALQLADLAFGGYFASRLVDNLRERNGYAYTARSGIDSAPGSGTLVVEADTSTASTAAALAAIRGELHRFVRQPPSAAEIDAARRYAIGSTTTAMASPGSLAMAVANLVEVGVGPAWLHEQAERLGAVTKRHVMAVAREFYDPRAFTGVVVADGASATVAGLVAGDDGDDQGDGDGDDDNGGHGGPSFG, from the coding sequence GTGGAGGTCACCGACATCGTGCTCCCCGATGTGGACACCGTCCTGGACAACGGCGTGCGGGTCGTCGTCGTGCGCACCCCTGTGGTCCCGCTCGTCGAACTGCGGCTGGTGGTGCCGTGCGGAAGGACGGTGCCACGGGATGCCGCGCGGTCCGAACTGCTCGCGGCGTGTCTGCTCCACCACCACGAGGCGGAGCGGATCGACCGGGAGCTGGCCGCGGTGGGGGGCGAGCTCCGGGCGGGGACGGACGCGCGGCGTCTGATCCTCTCCGGGTTCGCGCTGGGCGGCGACGCGCGTGACGGACTGCCCGTGCTGCTCGACGTACTCGCCGAGGCGCTCCACGGTTTCGGCTGCCCGCCCGGCGCGCTCGCCCACGAACGGGCCGCGCTGGCCGAGCGGTTGCGCGTGGCCTGGTCCCACCCGGCCGCCGTGGCGCGGGCCGCCCTGCAACGCCACCGGTTCGGCGACGACTTCGCGGCCCTGGAGATCCCCGACCCGGCACAGCTGCCCGCCGTCGGCTTCGAGGACCTGCGCGCCCTGCACGCGTCCGCGGTACGGCCTGCGGGCTCGGTGCTCGTCCTGACCGGCGACCTCGATCCGGACCGGGCGCTCGCCCTGGTCGAGGCGGCCCTCAAGTGCTGGCCGCGTGGCCGCGGTTTTGCCCGGACGCCGGGTCCTCCGCCCGTGCGCGGCGGACGACTGCGGCCGTACGACCGGCCCGGCGCCGTCCAGAGCCACATCCGGCTCTCCGCGCGGGCGCTGCCCCGGACCGACCCCGCCTTCCCGGCTCTCCAGCTGGCCGATCTCGCCTTCGGCGGCTACTTCGCCTCCCGGCTCGTCGACAACCTGCGCGAGCGCAACGGATACGCGTACACCGCTCGTTCCGGCATCGACTCGGCGCCCGGCTCCGGCACGCTGGTCGTCGAGGCGGACACCTCCACGGCGTCCACGGCGGCGGCCCTGGCGGCGATACGGGGCGAGCTGCACCGCTTCGTCCGACAGCCGCCGTCGGCCGCCGAGATCGACGCCGCCCGGCGCTATGCGATCGGCTCCACGACCACCGCGATGGCGTCGCCGGGCTCGTTGGCGATGGCGGTGGCCAACCTGGTGGAGGTGGGGGTGGGTCCGGCCTGGCTGCATGAACAGGCCGAGCGGCTCGGTGCGGTGACGAAGCGTCATGTCATGGCTGTGGCCCGGGAGTTCTACGACCCCCGGGCCTTCACCGGCGTGGTGGTCGCCGACGGGGCGTCAGCGACGGTTGCGGGCCTTGTTGCCGGCGACGACGGCGACGATCAGGGCGACGGCGATGGCGATGATGACAACGGTGGACATGGGGGTCCTTCCTTCGGTTGA
- a CDS encoding pitrilysin family protein, with product MVGFVLDNGLRVLLLPDRNTPAVGVALRYDVGFRSEPAHHAGLAHLFEHMMFQGSGNYGPSEHARLIQAAGGGCDANTRQDCTVYHSVLPPAALELVLSLEADRMRGPRITRENLENQARVIREEHVIHVAGRPYGAFPWMLPGALFPDSENTRGGYDIDGLGTIGIPECTEFFSSYYAPGNAVLTVAGGFDPAEASTLVRRHFEPVPGGTGSAGAPAGPPPYERGVREAADVRDVRVVDRWASLPAVAVGYRLPDPAVELDACVDHLTLVAVLGQGRAGRLRRRLLGGAGLAVDVSMASGLFGVPFDARHPDLVTCLAVHTARTDAGELVAAIDDEVRAVARGAVGDEELARITARWTAQFHRGFADAGARSRAAGGAELLHGDGTLALRLPALVGSVTPGRIAAAAERMRAAGRAVAVIEPAAQPQRAGART from the coding sequence ATGGTGGGATTCGTTCTGGACAACGGCCTGCGCGTGCTTCTCCTGCCGGACCGGAACACGCCCGCGGTGGGTGTGGCCCTCCGCTACGACGTGGGCTTCCGCTCGGAACCCGCGCACCACGCGGGGCTGGCCCACCTCTTCGAGCACATGATGTTCCAGGGCAGCGGGAATTACGGGCCCTCGGAACACGCGCGGCTCATCCAGGCGGCCGGCGGCGGCTGTGACGCGAACACCCGGCAGGACTGCACCGTTTATCACTCGGTACTGCCCCCGGCCGCGCTGGAACTCGTCCTTTCCCTGGAGGCGGACCGAATGCGCGGCCCGCGGATAACCCGGGAAAACCTGGAGAACCAGGCGCGCGTCATTCGCGAGGAACACGTGATCCATGTGGCGGGCAGGCCTTACGGTGCCTTTCCCTGGATGCTCCCGGGGGCGCTCTTCCCCGACTCGGAAAACACCCGCGGCGGTTACGACATCGACGGCCTCGGCACGATCGGCATCCCCGAGTGCACGGAGTTCTTCTCCTCGTACTACGCGCCGGGCAACGCCGTGCTCACCGTCGCCGGCGGCTTCGACCCTGCCGAGGCCTCCACCCTCGTACGACGGCACTTCGAGCCGGTACCCGGGGGGACCGGCTCGGCAGGGGCGCCGGCCGGGCCGCCGCCGTATGAACGCGGTGTGCGTGAAGCGGCCGACGTGCGCGACGTGCGTGTCGTCGATCGGTGGGCCTCGCTGCCCGCCGTCGCGGTCGGGTACCGGCTGCCCGATCCCGCCGTCGAACTCGACGCCTGCGTCGATCACTTGACGCTCGTCGCGGTGCTCGGACAGGGCCGGGCCGGGCGGCTGCGGCGCCGGCTGCTCGGTGGTGCGGGGCTTGCGGTGGACGTGTCGATGGCGAGCGGTCTGTTCGGCGTACCGTTCGACGCCCGCCACCCGGACCTCGTCACCTGCCTCGCCGTCCACACCGCCCGTACCGATGCCGGGGAACTGGTCGCGGCGATCGACGACGAGGTCCGCGCGGTGGCCCGGGGTGCGGTCGGCGACGAGGAACTCGCGCGGATCACGGCCCGCTGGACCGCGCAGTTCCATCGGGGGTTCGCCGATGCCGGTGCCCGGTCCCGGGCCGCGGGCGGCGCCGAACTGCTGCACGGCGACGGGACGTTGGCGCTCCGGCTGCCCGCCCTGGTCGGCTCGGTGACGCCCGGACGGATCGCCGCGGCGGCGGAGAGGATGCGGGCGGCGGGGCGCGCGGTGGCGGTGATCGAACCCGCCGCCCAACCCCAACGGGCCGGCGCGCGGACGTAG
- a CDS encoding LxmA leader domain family RiPP, whose amino-acid sequence MDTYSEKEFLMDSQALVGGYAAYASAEEIVAGAEAPAASITITVTSSQGCISAASAISAVSVGNTFEHGC is encoded by the coding sequence ATGGACACCTACTCGGAAAAGGAGTTCCTCATGGACTCGCAGGCTCTTGTCGGGGGTTACGCCGCTTACGCTTCGGCCGAGGAGATCGTGGCGGGTGCGGAGGCGCCGGCCGCGTCGATCACCATCACGGTGACCTCGTCGCAGGGGTGCATCAGCGCCGCGTCGGCGATCAGCGCCGTCTCGGTCGGCAACACCTTCGAACACGGATGCTGA
- a CDS encoding helix-turn-helix transcriptional regulator, producing MSPVRRGESSPIHNRLKVLRAERGLSRVDLAAAVDVNPQTIGALERGNYYPSLDLAFRICEVFGLPVEAVFSRHPFAPLSTQIYQPTEESR from the coding sequence GTGAGTCCCGTACGTCGCGGCGAAAGTTCGCCCATCCACAACCGGCTGAAGGTGCTGCGCGCCGAGCGCGGCCTCAGCCGGGTCGATCTGGCCGCCGCCGTGGACGTCAACCCGCAGACGATCGGGGCGCTGGAGCGCGGCAACTACTACCCGAGCCTCGATCTCGCGTTCCGTATCTGCGAGGTGTTCGGGCTGCCGGTCGAGGCGGTGTTCAGCCGTCATCCCTTCGCGCCGCTGTCCACGCAGATCTACCAGCCGACGGAGGAGTCCAGGTGA
- a CDS encoding type II toxin-antitoxin system Phd/YefM family antitoxin: MTQPMPIESIRDVRAHLAEVVERADRDDVPTVITRRGKQVAAVVSIEVLRKYQEWEEREINRIIDERMTNPAPGIPIEDVMRETLARSE, encoded by the coding sequence ATGACGCAGCCCATGCCCATAGAGTCGATCCGCGATGTCCGGGCACACCTTGCCGAGGTCGTTGAGCGGGCCGATCGGGACGACGTACCTACCGTCATCACCCGGCGCGGCAAGCAGGTCGCCGCCGTGGTGTCCATCGAAGTGCTGCGCAAGTACCAGGAGTGGGAAGAGCGCGAGATCAACCGGATCATCGACGAGCGCATGACCAACCCGGCACCCGGTATCCCGATCGAGGACGTCATGAGGGAGACGCTGGCGCGCAGTGAGTGA
- a CDS encoding type II toxin-antitoxin system RelE/ParE family toxin, producing the protein MSEYRTVFRAEAQAELRKVPRDMALRILAKLAQLENDPMGFNTTALVSQPDRRRLRVGDYRVIYTIDNGELVVWVVHVGHRSTVYDT; encoded by the coding sequence GTGAGTGAGTACCGCACCGTCTTCCGAGCCGAGGCTCAGGCCGAACTCCGCAAGGTGCCGCGAGACATGGCCCTTCGCATTTTGGCCAAGCTGGCTCAGCTGGAGAACGATCCGATGGGGTTCAATACCACGGCCCTCGTCTCCCAGCCCGACCGGCGGCGCCTACGGGTAGGCGACTACCGCGTGATCTACACAATCGACAACGGCGAGCTGGTGGTGTGGGTCGTACACGTCGGGCATCGCTCCACCGTCTATGACACCTGA
- a CDS encoding SWIM zinc finger family protein, with protein sequence MTRHSRPGRSAARTFEALPPAKGSRAPFAESWWGRAWLRSLEDSSLDSGRLSRGRTYARGGAVGPVTVGPGSAAAPVQGSRRTPYRSTVQVEQLTDRQWDKLLDMIAERAANIAALLDGEMPAGLADDAAAAGVPLLPGPRDLDPECSCPDWGYPCKHAAALCYQVARLLDRDPFVLLLLRGRGERELMDELGRRNTARASAEAAATAGVGPAAFPARPGDPAGSAFASRTALPSLPGPPALPDRPGRGPALVDSAVPEPGLDPAALELLAADAATRAHHLLAGALGAQHAGTALPAPLTEWQDAVRLAAAHPTMDVFARIASNCGRTPGELAAATRAWRHGGAAALDVLESPWYPPASLLDRARAALRADWADGRPPRLRSWRNRWTVEGHAAQLRLGRDGLWYPYTKDQGTWWPAGPPDADPAVVLSALLAV encoded by the coding sequence ATGACCAGGCACAGCCGGCCGGGCAGGTCAGCCGCCCGTACCTTCGAGGCACTCCCGCCGGCCAAGGGCAGCCGCGCGCCCTTCGCCGAGTCCTGGTGGGGCCGCGCATGGCTGCGCTCCCTGGAGGACTCGTCCCTGGACTCCGGCCGCCTTTCGCGGGGCCGGACCTACGCGCGCGGCGGCGCGGTCGGACCGGTCACCGTCGGCCCCGGCTCGGCCGCCGCCCCGGTGCAGGGCAGTCGCCGCACCCCGTACCGCTCCACGGTCCAGGTCGAGCAGCTGACGGACCGGCAGTGGGACAAGCTGCTCGACATGATCGCCGAGCGGGCCGCCAACATCGCCGCGCTGCTGGACGGCGAGATGCCCGCCGGGCTCGCCGACGACGCCGCGGCCGCCGGCGTCCCGCTGCTGCCCGGCCCCCGGGACCTCGACCCCGAGTGCAGCTGCCCCGACTGGGGCTACCCCTGTAAACACGCCGCCGCCCTCTGTTACCAGGTCGCCCGACTCCTGGACCGCGATCCCTTCGTACTGCTGCTCCTGCGCGGTCGCGGCGAGCGAGAGCTGATGGACGAGCTCGGCCGCCGCAACACCGCCCGCGCCTCCGCCGAAGCCGCAGCGACCGCAGGAGTGGGCCCGGCCGCGTTCCCTGCCCGGCCGGGTGATCCAGCCGGGTCCGCCTTCGCCTCCCGTACCGCACTCCCGTCCCTGCCCGGCCCGCCGGCGCTGCCCGATCGGCCCGGCCGCGGCCCCGCGCTGGTGGACTCCGCCGTGCCGGAGCCCGGTCTGGACCCGGCCGCCCTGGAACTGCTCGCCGCCGACGCCGCGACGCGTGCCCACCATCTCCTCGCCGGAGCTCTCGGCGCACAGCATGCCGGCACGGCCCTGCCCGCCCCGCTCACCGAATGGCAGGACGCCGTCCGCCTCGCCGCCGCTCACCCCACCATGGACGTCTTCGCCAGGATCGCCTCGAACTGCGGTCGCACCCCCGGCGAGCTCGCAGCCGCCACCCGTGCATGGCGGCACGGCGGCGCGGCAGCCCTGGACGTGCTGGAAAGCCCCTGGTACCCGCCCGCCTCCCTCCTGGATCGCGCCCGCGCGGCGCTGCGCGCGGACTGGGCCGACGGCAGACCACCCCGTCTCCGCTCCTGGCGCAACCGCTGGACGGTCGAGGGTCACGCTGCGCAGCTGCGCCTGGGCCGCGACGGACTGTGGTACCCGTACACCAAGGACCAAGGCACCTGGTGGCCGGCCGGACCACCCGACGCCGACCCCGCCGTCGTCCTGAGCGCCCTGCTCGCAGTCTGA
- a CDS encoding DEAD/DEAH box helicase yields MFARLPELALGEAVFLPADPPRMGRMAFWTPGGAPPDLGVEPEELTVVRPHGSSVRRARVLAVLLPVEQALPLLTRCRALGADGSGRASAATTFWGGATLLGLRLLARGRILPGVSPEGFDAWRVGPLDAEDHERLNSLAAAMPPEARAVAVPGLSPLTLPTAEPLLRAFLDAMADSVARPPAARQVTGGPAFAARAPQSVPEQRRWAAEVAAGRDAGLAVSLRLELGHADSFRALVQLRSLADPTVLADAADLWSGRATAPELFGPRAKVDTLLTLRRAARAWPPAGRLLDSAAPTGLELSDEEAQSLLGDAAESLAAAGVAVHWPKELVRELTATGVLEPVRRQGTQSSAESFLSSGDLLDFRWQVALGDRELTEEELERLVRAHRPIVRLRDQWVVVDPELVRRLRRAAQSRTTSLTPIDALGAALTGSVEVDGEQVAVTARGMLEELRSRIADPESRAAREPQRPPKALAATLRDYQLRGLNWLHRMTSLGLGGCLADDMGLGKTVTLIALHLRRQERETTAGPTLVVCPASLLGNWEREIRRFAPATVVRRFHGPGRDLASLDGGADGGFVLTTYGTMRRDTERLTGQPWGLLVADEAQHVKNPHALTAQALRKIPSRGRVALTGTPVENNLSELWSLLDWTTPGLLGTLTSFRDRYATAVEGDRDEQAARRLATLVRPFLLRRRKSDPGIAPELPPKTETDQPVSLTREQVSLYEALVRELMDEIEERQGIARRGLVMKLLTGLKQVCNHPAQFLKEPAGAKLPGRSGKLELLDELLDTVLAEDGSALVFTQYVAMGELIGRHLADRGVDTLFLHGGTTVKRREEMVDAFQSGEKKVFLLSLKAAGTGLNLTRAGHVIHYDRWWNPAVEDQATDRAYRIGQTQPVQVHKLIAEGTVEDRVAEMLRQKRELADSVLSSGEAAFSELSDSELAELVTLRRTGR; encoded by the coding sequence ATGTTTGCTCGGTTGCCGGAGCTCGCCTTGGGCGAGGCGGTGTTCCTTCCCGCGGACCCGCCCCGGATGGGACGGATGGCGTTTTGGACGCCCGGGGGTGCGCCACCGGACCTCGGGGTGGAGCCCGAGGAACTCACCGTGGTCCGCCCGCACGGTTCGTCCGTGCGCCGGGCGCGGGTGCTCGCCGTGCTGCTGCCGGTGGAGCAGGCGCTGCCGCTGCTGACCCGCTGCCGGGCACTCGGCGCGGACGGCAGCGGGCGGGCATCGGCCGCTACCACGTTCTGGGGCGGAGCGACCCTGCTCGGTCTGCGTCTGCTCGCCCGGGGACGGATACTGCCCGGGGTGTCGCCGGAGGGATTCGACGCCTGGCGGGTCGGCCCGCTCGACGCCGAGGACCATGAGCGGTTGAACTCCCTGGCCGCGGCCATGCCTCCCGAGGCCCGCGCGGTCGCGGTCCCCGGACTCTCCCCTCTCACGCTTCCCACAGCCGAGCCGCTGCTTCGGGCCTTCCTCGACGCCATGGCCGATTCCGTCGCCCGCCCTCCCGCCGCCCGCCAGGTGACCGGCGGACCGGCGTTCGCGGCGCGCGCTCCACAGTCCGTACCCGAGCAGCGGAGGTGGGCGGCGGAGGTCGCCGCCGGCCGAGACGCGGGGCTGGCGGTGTCTCTGCGGCTGGAACTGGGCCACGCGGACTCCTTCCGAGCCCTGGTCCAACTGCGCAGCCTGGCCGATCCCACGGTGCTCGCCGACGCCGCGGACCTGTGGTCCGGCAGGGCCACCGCCCCTGAACTGTTCGGCCCACGGGCCAAGGTGGACACGCTGCTGACGCTACGCCGGGCCGCCCGCGCCTGGCCCCCGGCCGGACGGCTGCTGGACTCCGCCGCCCCGACCGGTCTGGAGCTGTCCGACGAGGAGGCCCAGTCGCTGCTGGGCGACGCGGCCGAAAGCCTTGCCGCCGCCGGCGTCGCCGTGCACTGGCCCAAGGAGCTGGTACGCGAGCTGACCGCCACCGGCGTCCTGGAACCCGTACGCCGCCAGGGGACGCAGTCCTCGGCCGAGTCCTTCCTGTCCTCCGGCGACCTGCTGGACTTCCGCTGGCAGGTCGCCCTCGGGGACCGGGAACTCACCGAGGAGGAACTGGAGCGGCTGGTCCGGGCGCACCGGCCGATCGTGCGGCTGCGCGACCAGTGGGTTGTCGTGGACCCGGAGCTGGTCCGCCGACTGCGACGTGCCGCGCAGTCCAGGACGACTTCGCTCACCCCGATCGACGCCCTGGGCGCCGCGCTGACCGGCAGCGTCGAGGTGGACGGCGAACAGGTGGCGGTCACTGCGCGCGGCATGCTGGAGGAGCTGCGCTCCCGGATCGCCGACCCCGAGTCCCGCGCCGCGCGCGAGCCCCAGAGGCCTCCGAAAGCTCTGGCCGCGACCCTGCGCGACTACCAGCTGCGCGGCCTGAACTGGCTGCACCGGATGACCTCGCTCGGCCTGGGCGGCTGCCTCGCCGACGACATGGGTCTGGGCAAGACCGTCACGCTGATCGCTCTCCATCTGCGTCGCCAGGAACGGGAAACCACCGCCGGCCCCACCCTGGTGGTCTGCCCCGCCTCGCTGCTCGGCAACTGGGAGCGCGAGATCCGGCGCTTCGCACCGGCCACCGTGGTGCGCCGCTTCCACGGCCCCGGCCGCGACCTGGCGAGCCTCGACGGCGGAGCAGACGGCGGCTTCGTCCTGACCACCTACGGGACCATGCGCCGCGACACCGAACGCCTCACCGGGCAGCCCTGGGGCCTGCTCGTCGCCGACGAGGCCCAGCACGTCAAGAACCCGCACGCGCTCACCGCCCAGGCGCTGCGCAAGATCCCCTCGCGGGGACGGGTCGCGCTGACCGGCACCCCGGTCGAGAACAACCTGTCCGAACTGTGGTCACTGCTCGACTGGACCACCCCTGGCCTGCTCGGCACGCTCACCTCCTTCCGTGACCGCTACGCCACTGCCGTCGAGGGCGACCGCGACGAGCAGGCCGCCCGGCGGCTGGCCACGCTGGTCCGCCCGTTCCTGCTGCGCCGGCGCAAGTCCGACCCCGGCATCGCGCCCGAACTGCCCCCCAAGACCGAGACCGACCAGCCGGTGTCCCTGACGAGGGAACAGGTCTCGCTGTACGAGGCGCTGGTACGCGAGCTCATGGACGAGATCGAGGAGAGGCAGGGCATCGCCCGGCGCGGCCTGGTGATGAAGCTCCTCACCGGCCTGAAGCAGGTCTGCAACCACCCCGCGCAGTTCCTGAAGGAACCCGCCGGCGCCAAGCTCCCGGGCCGCTCGGGGAAACTGGAACTCCTGGACGAACTCCTGGACACCGTCCTGGCCGAGGACGGGTCGGCCCTGGTCTTCACCCAGTACGTGGCCATGGGCGAGCTGATCGGGCGTCACCTTGCCGACCGCGGCGTGGACACCCTGTTCCTGCATGGAGGCACCACGGTCAAACGCCGCGAGGAGATGGTCGACGCCTTCCAGTCCGGCGAGAAGAAGGTGTTCCTGCTCTCCCTCAAAGCCGCCGGGACCGGTCTGAACCTGACCCGGGCCGGACACGTCATCCACTACGACCGCTGGTGGAACCCGGCCGTGGAGGACCAGGCCACCGACCGCGCCTACCGAATCGGACAGACCCAGCCGGTCCAGGTGCACAAGCTGATCGCCGAGGGCACCGTGGAGGACCGGGTCGCCGAAATGCTCCGCCAGAAGCGGGAGCTGGCCGACTCGGTGCTCAGCTCTGGCGAGGCGGCCTTCAGCGAACTGAGCGACAGCGAACTGGCCGAACTGGTCACGCTGCGAAGGACGGGACGATGA